Part of the Calliopsis andreniformis isolate RMS-2024a chromosome 12, iyCalAndr_principal, whole genome shotgun sequence genome, GTTAGCAAAGTTAAATAGGATAATATGCAAGGGCAATAACCGAAAACATGGTTGAAATGAAAACACGTATATTTTCTTTTACAAGATATGGACATCTAAAATAAATAACTAATCATATACAAGAGGTAGAACAGAAAAAATGTGACATTACGAACTGAGTATacgcgaaaaattcattaaacAATTTTAAGGAAGATCCGATTCTAAGTTACGAAGCGCGTTTGATTTTCTATATAGTACAAAGttgaataataaaaaccataaataaaaaatatttttacactTGTGCGATCACAGGGAGTTGTAAACCATATTTACAGAATAAGtacataaattattaaatattctacTAATTAAATGGAAATTATGCGTAGCAGCTGCAATGTCAGCTTAACAGAGAAATTAAAGATGTAGCCGTAATTTGTCAAAAGGGTTCGTTTAATTTCCATAGAGAAGTCAAAAAGTTTCCACGTAGAATAGGAAGGATATTAATCTTACGGCACAGCAGTAATCTCTATAGCATTtgtgaaaatgaaaatgaaaatgaaaatgaaaatagtaCTTAGCCTTGCCATTATACTAAATGCATATTTATATATAGCCTTCTTGTACTGGCCCAGTATTTAAAATCTTTTTATAAAAACAGTATAGAGAACAATATCTTTCGCATTATGATGCATCAAATCCGTGCAAAGCCAGTACAAAAGCTTGTCAAACTTTCTGCAGCATAGAGGTTAACAATCTTTAAAAAAGCTAAGAACAAAGTAGcagattaaaaaaattttggATCTCTGACTGATTTATCCTTCCTTTCATTATAAGCTATTTAGGAAGTTATACTTTACTACATAACATGTCACACTTCAATAGAATTGACTACATTTGACAAAATCACTACTGAACGCTTGAATTTGAACTAAACTAATCAACATGCGTGCACAGCTATTACTTAACAACCCAAAATTAGTCAAATGAATATATTCTTATTCGACTAGTTTTGAGAATTCGACATCAGATTCATCATACTGAAACAATCTACCTCTTTTTTGACATCTTGCTACAACTGCAGCAATTGCTACACAGAGGGCAATAAAAATGACTGCTGCTGTAACAAGGGATAAGACTAATGTTGCTGTTGTAGTACCTCCAGTTGAAGGATCATTAGAATCATTGTCCCTTAGAGGTGCAGGCTCATGATGAGAGTTTGAGTGCACTATTGAGTTTCCTATTtgtattgttgtatttatatctgcaAGAAGAGTATAGGAATACATTttatttctcttcttttttattaataaaacgTGGTAACTGTACGTTTCTATGGAAGCAAATCATGATATCTTACGTTGAGTAAATTTGTAGATAGTATATTTGTTTAATTCCACTACATATATTTCAGATCCATTTTCAGTAACGGCTATATCATGTGGCCTGTCCATATCATGTTCTGGTCTAAACTGAGATAATATATTACCAGCATTAACATCTAGGACAAATCCTCGTATATGTGCATTGTAATTTGGATTCGGATCAGGTCCATTGATTAAATAGAGTCTATCCTTAGCATATGCTACGCTGTAAATCTTTGTACCAATTATAGGATGCTTATATTCTTTATGGAATGTTCCATTCTGTGCAAAGAAAGATACAATTCTACCATTTTCTCTATCAGCAACAAAAATTAAGTTATATTCATTAGCAAGAGCTAAAGCATGGGGTATTAAAAATGCATATGGTGGAGGTGCCCTCATGTATGCATTTCCTACAACAAAAATATATTGATAGTgatatattttcatttaaatcattattttttcAATGAATATATAATGGGTGCAAATATACCTCCTCCACTTCCCCAATGTCGGCCCCACTGAAGAATTTTTTCTCCTTTCTGattatatttaataattctAGAGTTGCAATAACCATCACTGACAAAAAAGTCGCCATTAGGTTGTACAGCAACTGCTGTAGGTTTACAAAATCGCCTGTCATCGTTGCCAGGTTCAAAAGCTTCTCCCAAAATCAATGACGGCTTAGGTACATGATTTTCAAACAAATTATTAAAGTTATGATTATCAGAAAATGTTGCTTCTCCATTATTGTCTCTCTTCTCCAATTTTTGTGCATCCCTCATAAGTGCTATATCTTTGGCATCAAATTTAAATACCTGATGCATAGCTACATCAGTAATCCAGTAATTTCCATTTGAATCTATGGTTAAACCATGTGGCAAATAGAACATATCTTTACCCCATTCAAATAGCTTCTTGCCAAATTTATCTAGGAGTATTATAGTGTTTTCCTGAATTGGTCCTTTATTTGGATCAAATCTATTGTTTTCAAATGTTGAAATGCCCCAGATTCGTGATCCTCTATGAAATATAGCAATGTTGCCATTTGGATCTATAGAAACTGCTGATATCTGACCAAACTTCAAATTTTGAGCCCAATGAGAATCCCATACTATATCTGTGTTAAAAAATGGATTAATACGTCTTAGTAATTCTTTATGAAGTATGATAATTTCACTTACTTTTATCAAAAGCATCTGAGGTATGCACTTCAGAATCTGTTGTAATTTTTGGTACACGTCCATTAGGATACAAAACAGGTATTTCATTCCACTGTGTCAAAGGTCCTTTATCCTTTTCATCATTATCAGTGTCTTCTGAGTACTCGCTAAAGCCAAATTTCTTCTCAGGTAAATGTAATGCTCTATGCTGTAATAACAAAAAAGCAGTAGGTTCTAAACATTATTCTATACATTAACatctaatatatatatatatacattctTTATCACATCAAAGGttgtaaaattgaataaaatgttAATACGTTAAGAAATGTAAAATACTCCAAAATTCCtcaattaatttatattttctgtCAGTTATTTCTATAAATTTCATAGAGCAATCTTAAGCTCTCCCATTTTTGtattaatcaatttttaattatgCATTCCATATCTTCATTTACCTGGAGATTTATGTAGTTTTGGAAATCCGCTTTGGCAaaacttaaaataaataaaactaaaatGCAACAGGCAATGTCATGCTGTAAGTGCATCATTTTTAGACTCTACAGGCATTAGATTTTTATACTTTTGTTTTACTTCATTAGGATTGCCGTCAGTCACACAAATTTTAATTACAATGCATGGTGTAACTTTCAAAAGGCTAGTAATTAAATATAGATTCGAGTCATTTCCAACTTGCACAAGTGCTTGACGCCACGCGTATGTTCACTGACGTATGCAACAGGGAACAGGAATAGCCATCTGACGGCAAACCTACGAATACGTATAGTAAACTCGATTACAGATGAAGAATATTTATTCTAATattccattttttaaatattcagctGGAAATAACTTAATATAGATGATTTTGAACAAAAGAAAAAGACTAACATCcaatagaaatgaatattatatGAATCCACATGAGAGAGTCAATTGACAGTGTTCATTGAAATACATTTTGAAACCGTAACTTTGAGCTACTATacatatagagtattgattacttcCTGTAGGGATTAGTTAGTTTATATATATGTAGTTCCTGTTTTCCATGTTTGAACTGtaggaaaataatgaaaataattttccaCCTTGCAGGAGATGTGAGCTATATTTTTTTCAGTTCTGTTCCCAGTTATATTActaaacaaattttataaaacaCTCCGATCTAATACAAAATTTGGCATAAAGTTCAGTATAAACTCCTCCTGAATAAGAGTACATGGTTTAAATccctttaaatatcgttaactaAAAATTATAAGTATTAATAATTTGTACAACTCATTGTagatgattgttattaacagtATGTGTACCAGAAATTGTTGCTGTCATGATTATTTTATGCAAAATATTAATTTGTCGCAAATTATTTTTCGTTCGATTAATTTTGCAAGTTCCACTACTCGAGAACTTATTTCATTGGTTCTCCATCTTCTTCGAGAGgtataaatacccctgcaggATGACCACCCCAAGGATGACCACCTTAAGAATGACTACCTCAAGGATGACCACCTCAAGGATGACCACCCCAAGGATGACCACCCCAAGGATAACCACCCCAAGGATAACCACCCCAAGGATAACCACCCCAAGGATAACCACCCCAAGGATAACCACCCCAAGAATGATCACCCTGGACCAGATCACCTCAGTGAGGTGGTCCAGGGAGTCTCTCCGCATGATCGCCAGGTTCAGCCCCCGCTGGTGGTTCCGAAGGCGAGTGCGGTCTAGTTCTTGAACTGGACCTTGGACTGGACCTTCGACTAGCCTAGTGTCCAAAGTTATTGGCTGTAAACGCAGAGGGTGTAAAATAATCAGCTATGTTTTATGAAGTCGGTATCGCAGATCATTGTGACATCCTATGAAACAACACGTCTATTCTACATCTCGTCGGTAGTGTTTCGATTCGTTTACCTTCTCTGTAGTTCACTACTTTGCTTGACAGAGTGTTTAAGTTCCTTGCCGCTGCAAGGCAGCACGTGTTTCACTTTCTGTTTAGGTGGGAACTTGGATCATTTCTGTGAAATTATTAAggtaaataaacagaatatatattttttggaAAATTTCATTGCTAGAACGAATAGAGACAGAAAATATTAGTTAAAGGATTTTACATAAACATTTGAAGTTAAATATTTGTAATCAAAAATATTACAGCCTACTTttagtatatacatatacattttttaattttagctTTTAACTCAATTATATTGAACGTTCTTCGTTCGTCAGTAGAAATTCATGATATTAAGGTATTTCACACAAAGGTGTACGTACCCTCTTTTCCTCATTGTACCGCTATGCTCTCATTGTTCAGATGCTTCGAATTTTGACACTCCTGTCGTTATATCCGACTTTGGCAAAGCTCGAGGAAGCACCCTGTCGAAGCTCAACAATGGTACTTACCCTTTGACGCGGTTGCGAAGGGTTGCGTATTCGATTTTGTTCTAATCGAGGAGCCCCTTCGTGCGTTCTCGTCTTACCGCTGCAGACGACAGTGATTCCTGTATTGTTGTGCGAGTACAATCGTGGGGGCGAAAACAGATGAAACGGATCGGGGATGGCGCTGTTTGGTACCGATCGTACTCGATGTCTGACGATACGAGTCCTCTTCGATGGAGAAAGTTGACAAAGTGGACAAACCCTTTATCTTATGCCTCGAAATTTGCTGTTTCCTCCTTTACAAACCGAGGGTTCGTATTCAATGAGAGAATAGTTCGTCtgaaatttttagaatttttaatactgaaaattcgaTTCAGATGTAGCCTAACTTTTGTTCTCTTATCGCTTGCAATCACTGTAGGTATCTGAAAAAATGTATGAAGTTTGATTATATAAGGTCTTAAGTAGATTCGATCACGATAAACTTTTGTTTCCTGTTGCAAATAGAAAGGCTTGTCCTCTTTACACGTACACGCAAAAGGAGGGTTAATCTTTTATCCCATTCCTAAAGCTTTACCCATTACCCTACAATTTTCGCGGAACGGGCATTGCATCCCTTTAGTCGTCGCGGTTTTACACGAACGCGAGCCCCGTTTCTCTCTATTACCATTGCGGAGCACTTTTGCTTCTTTCCCTTTTCTCATTCCACTGTTCTTTTTCATTCGTGCCGCTACTCTACCGCGTACGTGAAAGCGTTAAATCATTTCGCCGTTCTATTTCGTCGCAATCAAAGGCACAAATGCCTAGAGTTCTTTTACATGAATATTTTAATGAACGTGAGCTCCTCTGATCTGCTCGCGGAGTCGTATGTACTCATTCAACAATGCTCTCTCCTCTTTTCGACCATTCGCCCGCTTATTTTCGCATTTTGGAAAAAAGGGGCCACAGAGCGCAGAGAAAGCAAGGAAAAACCATCGACGATTCTTTCAATCCCACAGCTAAAAAGTTAAAAAGCACAGAAACCGAATATCTGTCACAGATACTTGTCGAACGACGCATTGAATTCAAGAAATCGTGTTGTATCACGGATCGCTTCCTTTTTCCTCTGCAATCGTATAATCTATATCCTCTCTTTTCATTCTGAGTATGGTAAATTGAATTAATGCTTTTCAAAAGAAAAGATTCGTAATCAGGTTCAAACgggcaatttttaaatatttttttcatattgCGCAAAAAATTGATAAAGGTAGACTCAGGGGACCAGGACGAAGATTCTGATGATTCATTCTAATTCGCAAGATTTTGTACAATCCATTAGCAGTTCGTTTTAAAAGTCTGTAATATGAGGAAGAAGGAATGTACCGTTTTTTCCTGCAAAAAAATTAGAATGTACGGGTGTGAAAGGAGacgaaaaaaattgaaatgaaaCGCGAGGAATAGTCAAAAGATTCGTTGAAAGGAACTGCGAGGACGGTCTCGAATCGGGGAAACAAGCTTGCCCTTTCTTCGGGCCGAAACGTTAAAAGCGCCCACCGTCGATCGATAACACATGCAACGGCGCTGCAATAATAAATTATCCGAGCGCGAGGTGCGAAATAGCGATCCGGCTAGATAACGTCAGCGAACTAGAACATGCTAAGATTATCGTAGGATTTCTATTTGCTGTTCGTCCTCCTTCCTCCGCAGTCTTCTTTAAATCTTTATCCTCCATTCATTATTTGGGACGGAAATGTTGTCGATAAAGGAATCTATTTTGTATCTCCGTCTTATTGAATTCAAGCTTACAACCTCTTCGTTTAAAAGACTGTCCGTTTAATTGAATAGACGATGCATGAAAGGATATGAAGGATTAGTGGttgttcattttttaaaaacCATACTATTCACAGTGATCTCAGCTAAAATGTCGTAATTCTAGAAATGTAATTTTTTAACGATTCTCGTTTTGTTATATGGCACTGTTTGATTAAATAACATTCGCAGGGAATGTTTTCGTTATCATTCTGTAAAATTTTTAACGAAGCTGACATGTTATTTTTAATTCTGTATGAAGGATACTGCAGAATGAAATGCACAGACTTcttcaatatttattttaacaatCCCCTAAATGTGTTTTCGTAgtgtttttaataatattagtaAAGAGCATCTGAGAATAGGTTACCGAAATTCCATTATGCTCCGTCGTAACAAAATTTTTTATTACCTTGTTATGCAAGTCTTCCCTATTTTTAAACCGGTTCACAAATTCTATAAACCAGAAA contains:
- the LOC143185797 gene encoding peptidyl-alpha-hydroxyglycine alpha-amidating lyase 1 isoform X1; protein product: MMHLQHDIACCILVLFILSFAKADFQNYINLQHRALHLPEKKFGFSEYSEDTDNDEKDKGPLTQWNEIPVLYPNGRVPKITTDSEVHTSDAFDKNIVWDSHWAQNLKFGQISAVSIDPNGNIAIFHRGSRIWGISTFENNRFDPNKGPIQENTIILLDKFGKKLFEWGKDMFYLPHGLTIDSNGNYWITDVAMHQVFKFDAKDIALMRDAQKLEKRDNNGEATFSDNHNFNNLFENHVPKPSLILGEAFEPGNDDRRFCKPTAVAVQPNGDFFVSDGYCNSRIIKYNQKGEKILQWGRHWGSGGGNAYMRAPPPYAFLIPHALALANEYNLIFVADRENGRIVSFFAQNGTFHKEYKHPIIGTKIYSVAYAKDRLYLINGPDPNPNYNAHIRGFVLDVNAGNILSQFRPEHDMDRPHDIAVTENGSEIYVVELNKYTIYKFTQHINTTIQIGNSIVHSNSHHEPAPLRDNDSNDPSTGGTTTATLVLSLVTAAVIFIALCVAIAAVVARCQKRGCLLIMPKRMRWETERRENFKLSSLLEGRRGKSFKILEKRPNPRDFSKLNTEPETSEDEHPENSLTRVI
- the LOC143185797 gene encoding peptidyl-alpha-hydroxyglycine alpha-amidating lyase 1 isoform X2, which produces MMHLQHDIACCILVLFILSFAKADFQNYINLQHRALHLPEKKFGFSEYSEDTDNDEKDKGPLTQWNEIPVLYPNGRVPKITTDSEVHTSDAFDKNIVWDSHWAQNLKFGQISAVSIDPNGNIAIFHRGSRIWGISTFENNRFDPNKGPIQENTIILLDKFGKKLFEWGKDMFYLPHGLTIDSNGNYWITDVAMHQVFKFDAKDIALMRDAQKLEKRDNNGEATFSDNHNFNNLFENHVPKPSLILGEAFEPGNDDRRFCKPTAVAVQPNGDFFVSDGYCNSRIIKYNQKGEKILQWGRHWGSGGGNAYMRAPPPYAFLIPHALALANEYNLIFVADRENGRIVSFFAQNGTFHKEYKHPIIGTKIYSVAYAKDRLYLINGPDPNPNYNAHIRGFVLDVNAGNILSQFRPEHDMDRPHDIAVTENGSEIYVVELNKYTIYKFTQHINTTIQIGNSIVHSNSHHEPAPLRDNDSNDPSTGGCLLIMPKRMRWETERRENFKLSSLLEGRRGKSFKILEKRPNPRDFSKLNTEPETSEDEHPENSLTRVI